One Aneurinibacillus migulanus genomic region harbors:
- a CDS encoding amino acid permease — MQQQQELQKHLKMRHMTMIALGGMIGAGLFVGSGAVINATGPAAVFTYALAGLLVILVVRMLAEMTTAYPNAGSFSEHVRIGLGNWAGFSIGWLYWYYWVAVVAIEAVAGAGIIQYWLPHVPLWILSLTLMFLLTLTNLFSVRSFGEFEYWFSSIKVAAIIVFLFLGSLYILGMWPGTTLNFSNLTEQGGFAPHGIKAIFQGIVIVMFSFVGSEVVTIAAAESAEPKEAVAKATRSVIWRILIFFVGSVFIVVCIMPWNDTKILGSPYVTVLEKLNISGAAQIMNIVVLVAVLSCLNSGLYSASRMLFGLAKKGDAPQWFLTLTNKGVPARAIVAGTMIGYASVVMAYFSPDTVYQFLVNSTGAVALFVYLLIAIAQLRLRARLEKENPQLLQLRMWAYPYLTYVTIAGILGIFVLIGMAPDMRSQLYMSLVCIIIVFAAYFFRARKVSAEATVEKQTDSLGA, encoded by the coding sequence ATGCAGCAACAGCAGGAGCTTCAGAAACATTTGAAAATGCGCCACATGACTATGATCGCGCTTGGCGGGATGATTGGCGCAGGTCTCTTTGTCGGAAGCGGAGCCGTTATTAATGCGACGGGTCCTGCCGCTGTCTTTACGTATGCGCTAGCAGGGCTTCTCGTTATTCTTGTCGTTCGTATGCTAGCTGAGATGACGACGGCGTATCCGAATGCAGGCTCATTTTCAGAGCACGTTCGCATTGGCCTCGGGAACTGGGCCGGGTTTTCCATCGGCTGGTTATATTGGTATTACTGGGTTGCTGTAGTGGCCATTGAAGCGGTTGCGGGTGCCGGGATTATTCAGTATTGGTTGCCTCATGTTCCATTATGGATACTAAGCTTAACGTTGATGTTCTTGTTGACGCTGACCAATCTTTTCTCGGTACGTTCATTCGGTGAGTTTGAATATTGGTTCTCCTCCATCAAAGTTGCGGCTATTATTGTATTTTTATTTCTCGGTTCTTTATACATTTTAGGAATGTGGCCGGGAACAACACTCAACTTCAGCAATCTGACAGAGCAGGGTGGTTTTGCTCCTCATGGTATTAAGGCTATTTTCCAGGGGATCGTTATTGTTATGTTCTCGTTTGTTGGCTCTGAAGTTGTTACGATTGCGGCGGCGGAATCAGCCGAACCAAAAGAAGCGGTTGCCAAAGCTACGCGTTCCGTTATCTGGCGGATTTTGATTTTCTTTGTTGGCTCTGTGTTTATTGTTGTATGTATTATGCCTTGGAATGATACGAAGATTCTTGGAAGTCCTTACGTTACAGTACTTGAAAAGTTGAACATCTCGGGTGCGGCTCAGATTATGAATATCGTCGTTCTTGTTGCCGTGCTTTCCTGTCTCAATTCCGGGCTGTATTCTGCATCACGCATGCTGTTCGGATTGGCGAAAAAGGGAGATGCGCCACAATGGTTCCTGACTCTGACTAATAAAGGCGTACCAGCGCGTGCCATTGTTGCTGGAACGATGATTGGATATGCGTCCGTTGTTATGGCTTATTTCTCACCGGACACGGTATATCAATTTCTCGTAAATTCGACAGGTGCGGTTGCGCTTTTTGTATATTTGCTTATTGCTATTGCACAATTGCGGTTGAGAGCGCGTCTGGAAAAAGAAAATCCGCAGCTGTTGCAACTACGGATGTGGGCGTATCCTTATTTAACATACGTAACGATAGCCGGAATCCTCGGTATCTTCGTATTAATCGGGATGGCGCCGGATATGCGTTCCCAATTATATATGAGCCTCGTATGTATCATTATTGTATTTGCCGCCTATTTTTTTCGCGCACGGAAGGTATCTGCTGAAGCGACTGTAGAGAAACAGACAGATTCGCTAGGAGCATAA
- a CDS encoding pyrroline-5-carboxylate reductase family protein, with protein sequence METKKNAQTGGDKIDREQTMIGAMEHGLSEETAKNLVFQTMLGAAEMLEKSGKTPEELRRNIMSPGGTTEAAISVLEQYGYKDTIVQAIIQSSPLFTEESI encoded by the coding sequence ATGGAAACGAAAAAGAACGCACAAACCGGAGGCGACAAAATAGATCGGGAACAGACGATGATAGGAGCGATGGAACACGGCCTTTCGGAAGAGACGGCAAAAAATCTCGTTTTCCAGACAATGCTTGGGGCGGCCGAGATGTTGGAGAAGTCGGGTAAAACTCCTGAGGAACTGCGACGGAACATTATGAGCCCTGGAGGAACTACAGAGGCCGCGATCTCCGTCCTAGAGCAGTATGGATATAAAGATACTATTGTTCAAGCTATCATACAATCTTCGCCCCTTTTCACTGAAGAATCGATATAA
- a CDS encoding ATP-binding protein: MPSKAITLIMLVAATMLFGELKFQPFESDFRISFGIGAFFFFLMWLRDVPIILASLLTGSAVVLFRIWLDYVTGEEVFRFYQSTLSHVPSLAFYLFFGLVIWLGRAGRYVNAPLKLGLLGAIADFSANIAELLVRKSLASQGVYFVFLPHEEYLLLILAFVRSFFIVGFLNIIQMRHLREISREQQLRFEKMVMISSDLHVEALYLKKVMGHIEQATRNGYNLYRELRTREDGGEVPALDPPLSRRALSIAEEVHEIKKDSQRILSGVSKIIQQERVVQELTIEEIVQLVLNANQKYARMLKKDIEFVSDLQTSPATRHVYSLLSVLNNLLSNAVEAIEDSGTVWLRVYEHQGEIFFLVSDTGSGITSGDEMFIFIPGYTTKYDEQGNASTGIGLPHARNVIEELGGTLEIRQGEMPEKTVFEVRIPIHRL, translated from the coding sequence GTGCCCAGCAAAGCAATTACCCTCATAATGTTAGTCGCGGCCACGATGCTATTCGGCGAATTGAAATTTCAGCCGTTTGAAAGCGATTTTCGTATTAGCTTCGGGATTGGTGCTTTTTTTTTCTTTTTGATGTGGCTTCGGGATGTACCGATTATACTGGCTTCGCTATTGACCGGGAGCGCGGTTGTTCTGTTTCGTATCTGGCTTGATTATGTAACGGGGGAAGAAGTTTTCAGGTTTTATCAAAGTACTTTAAGTCATGTACCGTCGCTGGCGTTCTACCTTTTCTTCGGCTTGGTCATCTGGTTGGGAAGAGCCGGGCGCTATGTGAATGCGCCGCTTAAGCTGGGGTTGCTCGGTGCCATTGCCGATTTTTCCGCTAATATAGCTGAGCTCTTAGTACGTAAAAGTCTAGCTTCCCAGGGTGTTTATTTCGTATTTCTTCCACATGAAGAGTATCTATTGCTGATTCTGGCGTTTGTGCGCAGCTTTTTTATCGTAGGTTTTTTGAATATTATTCAAATGCGCCATCTGCGAGAGATTAGCCGGGAGCAGCAACTTCGTTTTGAGAAAATGGTGATGATTAGCAGTGACCTGCACGTCGAGGCTCTTTATTTAAAAAAGGTGATGGGGCATATCGAGCAGGCAACGCGTAATGGCTATAATCTATACCGGGAACTAAGGACAAGAGAGGATGGAGGGGAGGTGCCTGCACTAGACCCACCGCTTTCCCGTCGTGCACTCAGTATAGCGGAAGAAGTACATGAGATTAAGAAGGATTCGCAGCGCATTTTGAGCGGCGTTAGCAAGATTATCCAGCAGGAGCGCGTCGTTCAGGAATTGACCATCGAGGAGATCGTGCAACTTGTATTGAATGCCAATCAGAAGTATGCGCGCATGCTGAAAAAAGATATTGAATTTGTAAGTGACTTACAAACTTCGCCTGCTACCCGTCATGTGTATTCGTTGCTTTCTGTGCTGAACAATCTGCTCTCCAATGCGGTAGAAGCAATTGAAGATTCCGGTACTGTATGGCTTCGCGTATACGAACATCAAGGGGAAATATTTTTTCTCGTAAGCGATACAGGAAGTGGCATTACGTCAGGTGATGAGATGTTTATTTTTATTCCTGGCTATACGACCAAGTATGATGAACAGGGTAACGCATCTACTGGCATTGGATTGCCGCACGCTCGAAATGTGATAGAGGAGCTTGGTGGAACGCTTGAAATTAGGCAGGGGGAAATGCCTGAGAAAACCGTATTTGAAGTTCGGATTCCGATACATAGACTATAA
- a CDS encoding glutaminase yields the protein MNVQIEKQIDSAAMIDAASGMVDTWVHEAKEYARTGKCATYIPALAEANPFHLGICIVGEHGEKQMAGEWNVPFTMQSISKTISFVAACMSRGIDDVMQRVDLEPTGDAFNSIMRLESHKPGKPFNPMINAGAITTTSLLPGSGADEKLAGILDVLEEILDKRLVINEDVFLSEWRTASLNRALAYYLEEKGFLSSSVKETLEAYCRQCSIEVTSEDLAIIGLVLAHDGFHPFKNRQVFPRDICKITKALMLTCGMYNTSGKFAAFIGVPAKSGVSGGIMACVPSRGKQTPFLGSGSYGIGIYGPSIDEYGNSVAGVHLLKRLASEYDFTVF from the coding sequence ATGAACGTTCAAATAGAAAAACAAATAGATTCCGCGGCTATGATTGATGCTGCTTCCGGTATGGTCGACACATGGGTTCATGAAGCGAAGGAATATGCCCGTACAGGAAAATGCGCTACGTATATTCCTGCACTCGCTGAAGCAAACCCTTTTCATCTAGGGATTTGTATTGTTGGCGAGCATGGAGAAAAGCAAATGGCCGGGGAATGGAACGTTCCGTTTACAATGCAAAGTATATCGAAGACGATAAGCTTTGTAGCTGCATGTATGAGCCGGGGAATTGACGATGTTATGCAGAGGGTGGACTTGGAACCGACAGGGGATGCATTTAACTCGATCATGCGCCTGGAGTCGCACAAACCGGGAAAACCTTTCAATCCGATGATTAACGCAGGAGCCATTACGACGACTTCACTGCTTCCTGGTAGCGGAGCGGATGAGAAATTGGCTGGTATTCTGGATGTATTGGAAGAGATTTTGGATAAACGCTTGGTCATAAATGAAGACGTATTTCTTTCGGAATGGAGAACCGCTTCGCTAAACCGTGCGCTTGCTTATTATTTAGAAGAGAAAGGATTCCTCAGTTCTTCCGTAAAGGAAACCTTGGAAGCGTATTGCAGGCAATGCTCTATTGAGGTGACAAGCGAAGATTTAGCCATCATCGGACTTGTGCTGGCACATGACGGATTTCATCCTTTCAAGAATAGACAGGTTTTTCCTAGGGACATCTGCAAAATTACAAAGGCGCTCATGTTAACATGCGGGATGTATAATACGTCTGGCAAGTTTGCTGCATTTATAGGAGTACCCGCAAAAAGCGGTGTATCAGGAGGGATTATGGCCTGTGTACCTTCACGGGGCAAACAGACGCCTTTTCTGGGCTCAGGAAGCTATGGAATTGGCATCTACGGTCCGTCTATCGACGAATATGGAAACAGTGTAGCCGGAGTCCATCTATTGAAACGCCTTGCCAGTGAATACGATTTTACAGTCTTCTAA
- a CDS encoding sensor domain-containing protein translates to MLMFNASSIRAVTLLNRLLSKLQYKGALEPLIGEIINELKESLREVSELKWALDVSTIVAVTDLKGRILYANDKFCEISGYDRNELLGQSHYILNSGYHDKSFFRHMWKTISQGDVWNGEIRNRAKDGSIYWVNTTIVPLMDDQGKPVQYISFRNDITKGKEAEERLRQALKNDFIRTVNALHNFVFKVNRRKDGSFVYVLFEGKLAKQLGLTTDKTYGKTATEVFPPETAEILISNYERAFQGEKMTYSYRFKGRDFQTSLSPIIEEGRIIEIIGSTSEITELKRAEETIRKMAYLDPLTNLANRRMFTEDLSEALHEAEASSHEVAVMFLDLDRFKQINDTLGHTVGDLLLQAVADRLRIQSKENCRIYRLGGDEFVVLLPHIGDETDAERIAEHILDLFHTPFKLGHYELFATCSIGISTYPFAGEDIESLMKNADTAMYSAKSSGRNAYRLYTPEMNEEYDEHLQIEVHLRKAIERNELQLYYQPKVDTSSGQLKGMEALLRWVHPELGFVSPAKFIPIAEDTGLIIAIGEWVLRTACKQNKQWIETGYMPLPVSVNVSALQFQQPTFVDKVRSVLRETGLDPCYLELEITENSMINDVEENIATLLRLREMGVYISIDDFGTGYSSLSYLKRFPIHALKIDQSFVRDVVADKDNAAIVKAVIDMAHHLKLKLVAEGVEDEATLSFLQSERCDEVQGYFFSRPVPAEEFERILSGEKTMIK, encoded by the coding sequence ATGCTTATGTTCAATGCCAGCAGCATTCGTGCAGTTACGTTATTAAATCGTCTGCTCAGCAAGCTGCAGTATAAAGGGGCGCTTGAACCGCTGATTGGTGAGATTATTAACGAACTGAAGGAATCCTTACGGGAAGTGTCCGAGTTGAAATGGGCGCTTGACGTCTCTACCATCGTAGCGGTGACAGATTTGAAAGGCAGGATTTTGTATGCGAATGATAAATTCTGCGAGATTTCGGGTTATGATAGGAATGAGCTTCTAGGTCAAAGTCACTATATCCTTAATTCGGGGTACCACGATAAATCGTTTTTTCGGCATATGTGGAAAACGATTTCACAAGGAGACGTGTGGAACGGAGAGATACGGAACAGGGCGAAGGACGGTTCTATCTATTGGGTAAATACAACCATTGTACCTTTAATGGACGACCAGGGTAAGCCTGTACAGTACATTTCGTTCCGAAATGATATTACCAAAGGAAAAGAAGCAGAAGAGAGGCTGCGCCAAGCCCTAAAGAATGACTTTATTCGTACGGTTAATGCATTGCATAATTTCGTTTTCAAAGTTAATCGGAGAAAAGACGGTTCATTCGTATATGTTTTATTTGAAGGAAAATTAGCTAAGCAGCTTGGACTTACGACGGACAAGACATATGGTAAGACAGCAACAGAGGTATTTCCCCCGGAGACTGCGGAAATTCTAATAAGCAATTATGAGCGTGCCTTTCAGGGAGAGAAAATGACATACAGTTACCGATTTAAAGGTAGGGACTTTCAGACCTCGTTATCCCCGATTATTGAAGAAGGCCGAATTATTGAGATTATTGGCTCTACTAGCGAAATTACCGAATTAAAAAGAGCGGAAGAAACGATTCGAAAGATGGCGTACCTTGATCCGCTGACCAATCTGGCGAATCGACGAATGTTTACAGAGGATTTATCGGAAGCGCTTCACGAAGCAGAAGCTTCTTCACATGAAGTTGCTGTGATGTTCCTTGATCTGGATCGCTTTAAGCAAATCAATGATACATTAGGACACACGGTAGGTGATTTATTGCTTCAGGCAGTGGCGGACAGGTTGCGCATACAAAGCAAGGAGAATTGCCGGATTTATAGGTTAGGCGGTGACGAGTTCGTCGTATTGCTACCTCATATTGGAGATGAGACAGATGCCGAACGCATAGCGGAGCATATTCTAGATTTATTCCATACGCCTTTTAAACTCGGCCATTACGAATTGTTTGCGACATGTAGTATAGGTATCAGTACGTATCCGTTTGCGGGAGAGGACATTGAATCGTTGATGAAAAATGCGGATACGGCAATGTATTCAGCTAAAAGTAGTGGACGTAATGCATATCGGCTTTATACACCTGAGATGAATGAAGAATATGATGAACATCTACAAATTGAGGTACATCTGCGCAAAGCGATAGAGAGGAACGAACTTCAGCTGTATTATCAACCGAAAGTCGATACGAGCAGTGGACAGTTAAAAGGGATGGAGGCACTGCTGCGCTGGGTCCATCCGGAACTTGGTTTTGTATCCCCTGCTAAATTCATCCCTATTGCTGAAGATACGGGACTTATCATCGCAATCGGGGAATGGGTGTTGCGCACGGCGTGTAAACAGAACAAACAATGGATCGAGACTGGTTATATGCCGTTGCCTGTAAGTGTAAACGTTTCTGCCTTGCAGTTCCAGCAGCCTACTTTTGTGGACAAGGTCCGCTCCGTCCTGAGAGAGACAGGGCTTGATCCTTGCTATCTTGAGCTTGAGATTACCGAGAACAGCATGATTAATGATGTAGAAGAGAATATTGCAACTTTACTGCGTCTTCGTGAGATGGGAGTATACATTTCCATCGACGATTTCGGTACCGGTTATTCGTCGCTAAGCTATCTGAAGAGGTTCCCGATTCACGCGCTAAAAATTGATCAATCATTTGTGCGGGACGTAGTGGCCGATAAGGATAATGCGGCTATTGTAAAGGCGGTTATTGATATGGCCCATCACTTAAAGCTGAAATTGGTAGCAGAGGGCGTGGAGGATGAAGCAACACTCTCGTTCCTGCAGTCTGAGCGGTGTGATGAGGTACAGGGGTATTTCTTCAGCCGTCCAGTTCCAGCAGAAGAATTCGAACGAATTCTGTCAGGGGAAAAAACGATGATAAAGTAG
- a CDS encoding lysozyme family protein translates to MKRIKRWIGMLFILTGILFIGVFLIAIVNQDTSPPSNINKYEKVKRYEPVLRAELRKYQLEKYTHVLLALMYQESRGEGGDPMQASESAGLPPNTIDDPKRSIQQGVRHFNDVLTYGKEKNVDFPTIIQAYNMGKGYITFVAEHGKKHNEELAKQFSSIQVKKQPTVYNCGGDENNFRYPYCYGDFSYTSKVLAKVDYMKEADK, encoded by the coding sequence ATGAAACGAATAAAGAGATGGATAGGGATGCTGTTTATACTGACAGGAATTTTATTTATCGGAGTGTTTCTTATTGCTATAGTCAATCAGGATACGTCTCCGCCGTCTAACATAAATAAATACGAGAAAGTAAAGCGATATGAGCCTGTACTAAGAGCAGAGTTACGCAAGTATCAGTTAGAGAAATATACGCATGTTCTGCTCGCCTTGATGTATCAGGAAAGCAGGGGAGAAGGGGGCGATCCGATGCAGGCATCGGAGTCGGCTGGCCTTCCTCCCAATACAATTGACGACCCTAAGCGTAGTATTCAGCAGGGGGTCCGCCATTTTAATGATGTGCTAACCTATGGCAAGGAGAAGAATGTTGATTTTCCTACTATTATTCAGGCTTATAATATGGGAAAAGGATACATTACGTTCGTGGCAGAGCATGGGAAAAAGCACAATGAAGAGCTGGCTAAACAGTTCTCTTCCATTCAGGTAAAGAAACAACCGACCGTTTACAATTGTGGAGGCGATGAGAATAACTTTCGCTATCCGTACTGCTATGGGGATTTTTCATACACGTCAAAAGTTCTGGCAAAGGTTGATTATATGAAGGAAGCAGATAAATAA
- the fadH gene encoding 2,4-dienoyl-CoA reductase, with the protein MEGKVAIVTGGSSGMGKAMAKKFAEKGAKVVITGRTIENLEQTKQEIQQQEGQVLCVQMDVRNPEDAKRMVEETKRAFGGVDYLVNNAAGNFICPAEEMSVNAWNAVINIVLNGTWYCSQAVGKEWIAEGRKGSILNMLATYAWLAGQGVIHSASAKAGVLAMTRTLAVEWGKKYGIRVNAIAPGPIDNTGGATRLWESEEAARMTLESVPLGRLGQPEEIANLAYFLLSPEAEYINGECVTMDGGQWLNRQPF; encoded by the coding sequence ATGGAAGGAAAAGTTGCAATTGTAACCGGCGGCTCAAGCGGTATGGGGAAGGCTATGGCCAAGAAGTTCGCGGAAAAAGGCGCAAAAGTAGTTATTACGGGACGCACAATAGAAAATCTGGAGCAGACGAAACAAGAAATTCAGCAGCAAGAGGGCCAAGTGCTGTGCGTGCAGATGGATGTGCGTAATCCGGAAGATGCCAAGCGAATGGTTGAAGAGACGAAGCGGGCGTTCGGTGGAGTGGATTACCTCGTGAACAACGCGGCAGGCAATTTTATTTGCCCAGCCGAAGAGATGTCGGTCAATGCATGGAATGCTGTTATTAATATTGTACTGAATGGGACGTGGTACTGCTCACAGGCAGTAGGCAAGGAATGGATTGCTGAAGGACGGAAGGGAAGCATCCTCAATATGCTGGCGACATATGCATGGTTGGCCGGCCAGGGAGTTATTCACTCTGCTTCAGCGAAAGCGGGCGTATTGGCAATGACGCGTACGCTGGCGGTGGAGTGGGGCAAAAAGTATGGTATTCGCGTTAACGCGATTGCACCGGGGCCGATTGATAATACAGGCGGTGCCACCCGTCTGTGGGAATCGGAAGAAGCGGCTCGGATGACATTAGAAAGTGTCCCACTCGGACGTTTGGGACAACCGGAAGAAATCGCGAATCTTGCCTATTTCCTACTATCACCTGAAGCGGAGTATATAAACGGTGAATGTGTGACAATGGACGGTGGACAGTGGTTGAATCGTCAACCGTTCTAA
- a CDS encoding DUF445 domain-containing protein, translating to MSGEAKHVAGISLGVMATGFVATLPFPDVAVAKFLQGGFEAGLVGGLADWFAVTALFRHPMGIPIPHTALLPKNRKRITDALVHTLENDWLNKESIEEKIKQIRITEKVLTLLEKEVESPQVRSALVSISEQVVQQIDIEPVLPVIESKLKEYIKSINTAGLLHGFIDKALGEQYEEKAFDFLLGKVSDWAVRSDTRHKLGSMALQALENIELDGFMQFALKSFAGMLNEDKLGGVLQTLLLRGSDDLRRPENKNRQVFLAYVRREIEEARESEGLLATFEKWKYNLAEEVQLHERLSDIAEDLRKQALEFIRNDAYLDDFALPFLRRLIQKVRANEEMMVRFEAWLQRQIAVLVEQNHSKIGKLVRENLDKLDNETLIEMMEDKIGKDIQWIRVNGAVCGFLIGLVLVTIKSFIL from the coding sequence ATGTCAGGAGAAGCAAAACATGTTGCCGGAATTTCGCTTGGTGTAATGGCGACCGGATTTGTCGCTACGTTGCCGTTTCCGGATGTAGCAGTAGCAAAATTCCTGCAGGGCGGCTTCGAGGCCGGTCTGGTGGGTGGACTGGCGGATTGGTTCGCGGTAACCGCGCTATTTCGCCATCCGATGGGGATTCCAATTCCCCATACGGCGCTTTTGCCTAAGAACCGTAAACGGATTACAGATGCGCTCGTTCATACATTAGAGAACGATTGGCTTAACAAAGAGAGCATTGAAGAAAAGATTAAGCAGATACGCATCACCGAAAAAGTACTAACCCTGTTGGAAAAAGAGGTGGAATCGCCTCAGGTTCGCAGCGCTCTAGTATCGATAAGTGAGCAGGTGGTACAGCAGATTGATATCGAACCGGTGTTGCCAGTGATTGAGAGCAAACTTAAAGAGTATATAAAAAGCATAAATACCGCAGGTCTGCTGCACGGATTTATTGACAAAGCATTGGGTGAACAGTACGAAGAGAAGGCATTTGACTTCCTTCTGGGCAAGGTGAGCGATTGGGCGGTCCGCAGCGATACGCGTCATAAGCTGGGAAGCATGGCCCTTCAAGCCTTGGAAAACATTGAATTGGACGGATTTATGCAGTTTGCGCTTAAATCGTTTGCCGGAATGCTCAACGAAGATAAACTGGGCGGTGTTCTGCAAACATTGCTGCTACGGGGAAGCGATGACTTGCGTCGTCCTGAAAATAAAAACCGTCAGGTATTCCTTGCATATGTACGCCGGGAAATTGAGGAAGCTCGGGAGAGTGAAGGCTTGCTCGCGACGTTTGAGAAATGGAAATACAATCTTGCAGAAGAAGTCCAACTGCATGAACGCTTGTCTGATATTGCCGAAGATTTGCGGAAGCAGGCGCTTGAGTTTATCCGCAATGATGCGTATTTAGATGATTTTGCTCTGCCTTTTCTTCGTCGCCTTATACAGAAGGTACGTGCAAACGAAGAGATGATGGTAAGATTTGAAGCTTGGTTACAACGACAAATCGCCGTATTGGTAGAGCAGAACCATTCGAAAATCGGCAAGCTTGTTCGGGAGAATCTGGACAAGCTGGATAATGAGACGCTTATTGAGATGATGGAAGACAAAATCGGCAAAGATATTCAATGGATTCGAGTAAATGGAGCTGTATGCGGTTTTTTAATTGGACTTGTTCTCGTTACGATAAAATCTTTCATCCTGTAA
- a CDS encoding oxidoreductase, producing the protein MKEGKISVVVIGGGETGTPLLRQLAEAPFVEILGVADLDEDAPGMMLATEKGIATTTDFMELVQKGSEVDIIIEVTGVSEVRERLRTYMQQSENHHTIIMHEMIAILMMSLSRGNLVDMKHGEIEYK; encoded by the coding sequence ATGAAAGAAGGAAAAATCAGTGTTGTGGTCATTGGTGGCGGCGAAACTGGCACTCCACTACTGCGTCAATTAGCAGAAGCGCCTTTTGTCGAGATACTAGGTGTAGCAGACTTGGACGAGGATGCTCCAGGCATGATGCTGGCTACAGAGAAAGGCATTGCAACTACAACCGATTTCATGGAACTTGTACAAAAAGGAAGCGAAGTGGACATTATCATCGAAGTAACAGGTGTGTCGGAAGTTCGCGAACGCCTGCGTACCTATATGCAACAATCCGAAAACCACCATACGATCATTATGCATGAAATGATCGCCATTCTAATGATGTCCCTGTCACGGGGCAATCTGGTAGACATGAAGCACGGTGAAATAGAATACAAATAA
- a CDS encoding agmatinase family protein, with amino-acid sequence MAEKIYGNTPCFLGAKNISADSNTDGVDVVVYGVPWEGAVTWGEYTGCELGPKVMRLCSARYTGYLPELNHIDVFEHMKLGDMGDVDVIPADVMGTVKRIEEFSGNVWSTGKFPVALGGDHGITYPIVNALTKQVKGKVGIIHLDAHYDNKPHHEGDAFARCSPFARLYECEGVRNESIVHAGIHGPRNAPDNGKLAQEVGATTITVRDIREHGNLKQLAKQMYDIASQGTEAVYLSICSDVMDFAFNPGGPADCNGLTSYELLTLVYELCKLGVIGMDFVEVYPQQDPNQFSAHFASTLVLYALAGTIWNKEEKAKKEQAGQYVTN; translated from the coding sequence ATGGCCGAAAAAATCTATGGAAATACACCTTGCTTCCTGGGTGCGAAAAATATTTCAGCGGACAGCAACACGGATGGGGTGGACGTAGTTGTATACGGTGTACCGTGGGAAGGCGCGGTAACATGGGGAGAATATACCGGATGTGAATTAGGCCCAAAAGTTATGCGGCTCTGTTCGGCTCGTTACACAGGATATCTGCCGGAACTTAATCATATTGACGTTTTCGAACATATGAAGCTTGGCGACATGGGTGATGTCGATGTGATTCCAGCTGATGTAATGGGCACAGTGAAAAGAATCGAAGAGTTCTCGGGAAATGTATGGTCAACAGGTAAGTTTCCAGTGGCGCTAGGCGGAGATCATGGCATCACATATCCAATCGTTAACGCATTAACAAAACAGGTAAAAGGAAAAGTCGGAATTATCCATCTGGATGCTCACTATGACAATAAACCGCACCATGAAGGTGATGCATTTGCCCGTTGTTCACCGTTCGCTCGCCTGTACGAGTGTGAAGGTGTGCGGAATGAAAGCATTGTTCATGCCGGTATCCACGGCCCAAGAAACGCACCAGATAACGGTAAGCTAGCACAAGAAGTCGGAGCGACTACTATTACAGTGCGCGACATTCGCGAGCATGGAAATTTAAAGCAATTAGCTAAACAAATGTATGACATTGCTAGCCAAGGTACAGAAGCGGTGTATTTATCCATTTGCAGTGACGTTATGGACTTTGCATTCAATCCGGGCGGTCCTGCTGACTGCAACGGACTGACATCCTACGAGCTGCTGACGCTTGTATATGAGCTGTGCAAACTGGGCGTAATCGGTATGGACTTCGTCGAAGTATATCCGCAACAAGATCCGAATCAATTCTCAGCCCACTTCGCTTCCACACTTGTTCTCTACGCGCTAGCTGGTACGATATGGAACAAAGAAGAAAAAGCGAAAAAAGAACAGGCTGGACAGTATGTAACAAACTAA